Proteins encoded within one genomic window of Manis pentadactyla isolate mManPen7 chromosome 4, mManPen7.hap1, whole genome shotgun sequence:
- the PDZK1IP1 gene encoding PDZK1-interacting protein 1 isoform X2, translating to MGGRAVSLRLPSSFLPRLLSHQLHFSKPELSPGWSQADTDRLHRSPSGCSDTSGRRKAQKLCAAMSAPGLVILGLLTAVPPASCQQGLGNLQPWMQGLIAVAVFLVLVAIAFAVNHFWCQEEPEPTDMVMMAGNKAEGILVGMDGKYSSMAANFRSSEHENAYENIPEEEVRVQVTPM from the exons ATGGGAGGGAGGGCAGTTTCTCTCCgccttccctcctccttcctccctcgcCTTCTTTCTCACCAGCTACACTTCTCCAAGCCTGAGCTGAGCCCAGGCTGGTCTCAGGCAGACACCGACAGACTTCACAGAAGCCCCAGCGGCTGCTCAGATACCAGCGGCAGGAGGAAGGCCCAGAAGCTGTGTGCAGCCATGTCTGCCCCGGGCCTGGTCATTCTGGGTCTGCTCACGGCAGTGCCACCTGCCAGCTGTCAACAAG GCCTGGGGAACCTGCAGCCCTGGATGCAGGGCCTTATTGCTGTGGCTGTGTTCCTGGTCCTCGTTGCAATCGCCTTTGCTGTCAACCACTTCTGGTGCCAGGAAGAGCC GGAGCCCACAGACATGGTCATGATGGCTGGAAACAAGGCAGAAGGCATCCTGGTAGGCATGGATGGAAAGTACTCCTCGATGGCGGCCAACTTCAG GTCCAGTGAACATGAGAATGCCTATGAGAACATCCCTGAGGAGGAGGTCAGGGTCCAGGTCACCCCCATGTAA
- the PDZK1IP1 gene encoding PDZK1-interacting protein 1 isoform X1: MPAPAGWAPARGSQGWQLITMGGRAVSLRLPSSFLPRLLSHQLHFSKPELSPGWSQADTDRLHRSPSGCSDTSGRRKAQKLCAAMSAPGLVILGLLTAVPPASCQQGLGNLQPWMQGLIAVAVFLVLVAIAFAVNHFWCQEEPEPTDMVMMAGNKAEGILVGMDGKYSSMAANFRSSEHENAYENIPEEEEPTVRARFLQLHTGPTLP, encoded by the exons ATGCCAGCTCCAGCGGGCTGGGCACCGGCCAGGGGAAGCCAGGGCTGGCAGCTCATTACCATGGGAGGGAGGGCAGTTTCTCTCCgccttccctcctccttcctccctcgcCTTCTTTCTCACCAGCTACACTTCTCCAAGCCTGAGCTGAGCCCAGGCTGGTCTCAGGCAGACACCGACAGACTTCACAGAAGCCCCAGCGGCTGCTCAGATACCAGCGGCAGGAGGAAGGCCCAGAAGCTGTGTGCAGCCATGTCTGCCCCGGGCCTGGTCATTCTGGGTCTGCTCACGGCAGTGCCACCTGCCAGCTGTCAACAAG GCCTGGGGAACCTGCAGCCCTGGATGCAGGGCCTTATTGCTGTGGCTGTGTTCCTGGTCCTCGTTGCAATCGCCTTTGCTGTCAACCACTTCTGGTGCCAGGAAGAGCC GGAGCCCACAGACATGGTCATGATGGCTGGAAACAAGGCAGAAGGCATCCTGGTAGGCATGGATGGAAAGTACTCCTCGATGGCGGCCAACTTCAG GTCCAGTGAACATGAGAATGCCTATGAGAACATCCCTGAGGAGGAG GAACCCACAGTAAGGGCCCGATTCCTCCAACTGCACACTGGCCCCACCCTCCCTTGA